The Hypomesus transpacificus isolate Combined female chromosome 6, fHypTra1, whole genome shotgun sequence genomic interval AAGAAACACAAAAAGTCAAGTGAAATGCTTTTCATTCACAGATCATCCATTTAACGCCCCCAAAAGCTCAAACCCTGGAGCTACCATCCTCCtccacaaacaccaacacacacttcagTGTCAAACATTCTTTAATTGATTGGATAGAAGAAAAAGTACAAGAGGAAAAATACAATGCGTGTGCATTTATAGCTCTGTCTACCTAAAATGACTCTCCAACAATTATACAGAATACAACAGCAATTTCTCACCACTCTAAACAGCAGGCTAGATATACTGATGCAAAGTTAACAATGCACCTCGGAGCCGGAAGGTTAGCCAAATAGCAAAAGCAGCATTGGAAAGGAGTTGAGGGTCAAGACTGACCCAAGGCATGCTGATATTTTGTTGTTggtcggggggaggggggggggggtcgggggtcaTCAATAGAGAACTTGGGGAATAGGGAAGAACAGGGTTTGGGGATTTAGGCGGAAAACAAGGTTGGTTTTCTTAGATGGCATCGATGTCAATGTCGTCCTCTTCCTTGTCGGGGGTGGGCCTTTTCACCGTCTCCACTTTCAGCTCGCGGGCGGTCGGGGAATATACCACCTGGAAAGatagtagggggggggggggtatggctAAAATGCATTTGGTCTAATCCCAATGTTAATGCCAACTTGACTGTGACTGACTGAGGGCCCAGGTGTGTGAGGGCTCAGGTGTGTGAGGGCCCAGGTGTGTGAGGGCCCAGGTGTGTGAGGGCCCAGGTGTGTGAGGGCCCAGGTGTGTGAGGGCCCAGGTGTGTCAGGGCCCAGGTGTGTGAGGGCCCAGGTGTGTCAGGGCCCAGGTGTGTCAGGGCCCAGGTGTGTCTGGGCCCAGGTGTGTGAGGGCCCAGGTGTGTGAGGGCCCAGGTGTGTCAGGGCCCAGGTGTGTCTGGGCCCAGGTGTGTCTGGGCCCAGGTGTGTCAGGGCCCAGGTGTGTCAGGGCCCAGGTGTGTGAGGGCCCAGGTGTGTCAGGGCCCAGGTGTGTCTGGGCCCAGGTGTGTCTGGGCCCAGGTGTGTCAGGGCCCAGGTGTGTCAGGGCCCAGGTGTGTGAGGGCCCAGGTGTGTGAGGGCCCAGGTGTGTCAGGgcccaggtgtgtgtttacctccaCATTgtcttcgtcctcctcctcatcctccccgctcccctcgctctcctcctccgcctccctcagCCACTTCACGAAGGGAGCTGCCTTGGCATGGATCTCTTTGGCCAGCTCCTTGGACACGTACTTCTTGGAAACCTGGCCGGACGCCAAAGTTGACATTTCAGTGCATTTTCTTATTCTTCtcaccagagccatagaaataGAGAgctgcgacacttccatagacttccattgttATCGAagaatgcggaagtaaagcaCGTCACATgcgacctatagttccaaacattgtattttccaacGTTCAACCCCATACATTTTTAGTGTTTCCGAAGCAAGTTAGCTAGTAAATTAATGATGGATtactgcattttttcatattagCGGACCTCTTAtaaattgttattagtagtattttatATAGCCAGCTTTAGTTAAAAGTTTATTGTAAGATACAGTTTGTTAGATTCTAAAAGCAGTTAGTGCTAGACTGTAGGCCTATGTCTAGTATCTAAcgtaagcaacacttttactgtagctaactAGAGAGCACGTGCATCATAACCAGAGGTCTGTTCGTTTTAAAGTCTGttaaattagttctagttattggtgtttgttggcatacaaagttagtcttctcATTAGCCTAGTTAGTGtagattaaggggtcccctatcgtccagctagctctCAACGCTCGGCAGTAATTGCAGGTCTactcactaaaaacaaacttgaccctCTCACTGGTCATATTgtatataaaatgttttatttaatgtaattggttgccttgtatattctgttctatttaccaaactccttgtcttaaattgagcagttgctagttctagcttttttcctctgTGTTTCGGTGAGTTGATAATTTCATCTCGGTGAATTCTGCCCCAAAAAGGTAGAGGTAAAGGTatcctttaagagagaaagcgattccccattgatctgtcgcatcagaattttgatttgggtcacaaaaATATTGACATTTAAGTGAGAATGCGTCGCCAgcagatttctttaaccaagcctgtttcatacgtcatttgcctgagaaagcgacttccgttagCCAGCCTAttagaaaaccattcaaacaggttgactGCTGTGggttttttggaactacagcgagctacttgAACCACGTGATCGCGTGTCGGCGAGACCAAAGCGTGTCGCAaatctctttttatatggctctgctTCGCACAACTGGTTAATTCACGTCCTCAAATGTCATTTATTTCAGTGCAGTAACGTTTCTGTAGAGTTGGATGGATGTTCCttttcaaaaaaacaaaacctaTATTTGATGAGGCGAGTTTGTGAAAAGCCTCAAAAGAAGGGAAGTTCAAATGCCCAATACCCTTACTCTCCCCATGCGCAAACAAGATGTTTTGATATGGTGTAGCACAATAGACAGAGACAGCCACAGTGCTGTAACAGCTGTGTACTGGGATAAACATGGCTTGTGCATGGGTACAATAACTAGCCAACTTATGCTGGGTACACACCACAAGATAATCGGGTTGATTTGGGGCCGATttcccccttccgacaatcctaggtaatgtcccaacaatcctaggtaatgtcccgattatctacaGATTATCTTATCAGATTCACTAATCACTAAACGGAGCAGTAAGATTCACCTTGTCGGCCCAGGCCAGGATGACGTCTTCCTCCAGCAGGTCGGCGTCGTACAGGTCCTTGAGGACCAGGGGCACGCGGCCCAGCAGCTGGGCCTGGTACAGCTTCACCAGACACTCAAAACCCCCCAGCAGGTACTTCTGGGCCTTCTTGTTGTTGTGGCaaaactacattacccagacACAAGAGGGGGGAGATATTCCGGTCACCAGCATGTAAAGATATCTTgtcctgtttgtttttttgctcTTATCTGATCAAGTTTGAACAACATTGTATCAATAACCCCCAAAACTGttagcattttttattttatttttattgcttgGCTTCCTATGCTGTAACTAGCTTCCTTCTGAACAATAAAGAGGAAAAAGTCGCTGATTGGCAAAAAATTATACTTATTTACAGAAACCTTTCTGTCAAATCCTTCGAAGCAAACGTCTGCTCCATCCCCGACACCGCGCGTGCAGCAGCTTACCCGCAGGAAGTGGCGCTTGTACTTCTTGATCTGGTCGCGGATGTTCTCGTCGAAGAGCAGCTCGCTGAGGATGAGCGGCGCCATGGCCTTCACGTCCAGACGCTCCGCCTCCGCCAGGATCTCCTTGTCCGAGGTGTCGACGgtgccctcctccttcctttgcTGTGACggacgggggagggagagacatatTAGAGCTGGTCCTCCTCTGCCCTTTACGTCTGCTAAAAACTACAGAGAAGGCAGGCAACATGGGGAAAATACATTCGCCGGCAGCACAGAGGCAAGATAACGCTGAACGTTAGTGCAGAGCGGACAGAGCGGTGCGCGAGGGGAggcggtggtggaggagggcaccTTGACGAAGCTGTAGAACAGGttgaccctctcctccaggggctTCTCCAGGTCCTCGCTGAGGGTCAGGTTCTTGGCGTGCTCGCTAATCTCCTCCATGCGCCGCCGCTGCGCCTCCTCGGTCGTCTCCTCCGCCCAGTCCTCGTCCTCGTCATCCCGGtcctagagggggggggggggggggggggggggaagctagATCAGAGACTGGGGGCTTCAAATTTCCCTTCCTCAGGAAGGGAAATGTCTGAGAGACGCTGAAGTAGTAAGTGAAGCCTAACAGGAACACCAAGAGGGCCACCGAaagattgtctgtgtgtgtgtgtgtgtgacgtaccACAGCATCGGGGGCGTCTATGTCGTTGTGGTTCCCGGCTTCGCTCCCACTGGAGCCGTTCTCCTTGTCCTTCTTCctgttcttcttctctttctccttcttggCAGACCCGCTGTCCTCTGCCGagtcagagaggagggacaaaaacaaaacaaaacactcaGTTTGCACATTCGGACCCTCGACCTCTACCTAATGCCAACGACTGTGCTGCGTGTCTGGCGATGCGATCGATAGGCCCGGACAAGATGcgacatttacatttgaatcatttagcaaatgtttgCATGAAGCAAAACCAGCGTGCCGACCTATAAAAATATCAGCGTGCGAAGAAAACTAAAACGGCGAGCTTTCCAGCTCGACGAGGTTTCCACCGCTTGTGTCAGTATCAAGGGGCTCTGGTTCCTCACCGGGCGGCCATCCAAGACGCCTTCACTTAGGCTCATCCGCGCAAACTACTGAATCAATCCTGCTCTGTTTGCTCTGCACGGGCAGCTGGGCTAGCGACTCCCGACAACTCGAGCAAGTTCTCCCCTCGGCTCC includes:
- the eif5 gene encoding eukaryotic translation initiation factor 5: MSVNVNRSVSDQFYRYKMPRLIAKVEGKGNGIKTVIVNMTDVAKALNRPPTYPTKFFGCELGAQTQFDAKNDRYIVNGSHEANKLQDMLDGFIRKFVLCPECDNPETDLHINPRKQTIGNSCKACGYRGMLDTRHKLCTFILRNPPEDSGSAKKEKEKKNRKKDKENGSSGSEAGNHNDIDAPDAVDRDDEDEDWAEETTEEAQRRRMEEISEHAKNLTLSEDLEKPLEERVNLFYSFVKQRKEEGTVDTSDKEILAEAERLDVKAMAPLILSELLFDENIRDQIKKYKRHFLRFCHNNKKAQKYLLGGFECLVKLYQAQLLGRVPLVLKDLYDADLLEEDVILAWADKVSKKYVSKELAKEIHAKAAPFVKWLREAEEESEGSGEDEEEDEDNVEVVYSPTARELKVETVKRPTPDKEEDDIDIDAI